From Magnolia sinica isolate HGM2019 chromosome 13, MsV1, whole genome shotgun sequence, one genomic window encodes:
- the LOC131223240 gene encoding uncharacterized protein LOC131223240, whose protein sequence is MSYGGGSGSRTGRRTFEYGRTYVVRPKGRHLATIVWLHGLGDNGSSWSQLLDTLPLPNIKWICPTAPTRPVALFGGFPCAAWFDVGELSEDGPDDVEGLDASAAHVATLLSTEPADIKLGVGGFSMGAATALYSATCCANGRYSNGNPFPVNLSVVVGLSGWLPCSRTLKSRIEGSQEAVRRAASLPLLLCHGKADDVVLFKHGQKSAEALTTTGFRNLVFETYNGLGHYTVPDEMADVCKWLTARLRLDRSRS, encoded by the exons ATGAGCTATGGGGGAGGTTCTG GTAGTCGAACTGGTAGAAGGACTTTTGAGTATGGAAGGACCTATGTGGTCAGGCCCAAAGGGAGGCACCTGGCCACTATCGTTTGGCTTCATGGGCTTGGTGATAATGGTTCAAG CTGGTCCCAGCTCTTGGATACACTTCCTCTTCCTAAT ATAAAATGGATTTGTCCAACCGCTCCGACTCGTCCGGTAGCACTTTTTGGTGGATTTCCTTGCGCTGCAT GGTTTGATGTAGGAGAGCTTTCAGAGGATGGGCCTGATGATGTGGAGGGTTTAGATGCTTCTGCAGCTCATGTTGCAACCCTGTTGTCAACAGAACCTGCTGATA TCAAACTTGGTGTTGGAGGTTTCAGTATGGGTGCTGCAACCGCCCTCTACTCTGCCACCTGCTGTGCTAATGGTAGATATAGCAATGGCAACCCATTTCCAGTCAACCTGAGTGTAGTTGTTGGTCTAAGTGGCTGGCTTCCATGTTCAAG GACCTTGAAAAGCAGGATCGAAGGGTCACAAGAGGCTGTGAGACGTGCTGCTTCCTTGCCACTGTTGCTCTGCCATGGAAAAG CGGATGATGTCGTCCTTTTCAAACATGGACAGAAATCTGCAGAGGCTTTAACTACAACTGGTTTCCGGAATCTCGTTTTCGAGACCTACAATGG GCTTGGGCACTACACAGTCCCGGACGAGATGGCAGATGTCTGCAAATGGCTCACTGCCAGGCTGAGGCTCGACAGGTCCCGCTCATAA